In Candidatus Cohnella colombiensis, one DNA window encodes the following:
- the nagZ gene encoding beta-N-acetylhexosaminidase: MFYRPNRSYRRSILLFLLILTIVVSGCSKSNESEPIPPAPIDVEQPTPSSSESQSETSLTPAPSEEVDDLTKLIDNLTLEEKIGQLILIGVEGTAIDDTLTKMIQDKHYGGIIFYQNNLSNLADSVKLINELKAANSSNPLPLFLSVDQEGGKVSRLPSDFVTMPSAATVGRTENPELASQMGKILAEELKLMGFNVNFAPVLDIASNPNNKVIGDRAFGDQADLVTKMGIAQMKGMQDNGVIPVIKHFPGHGDTSTDSHLNLPIVNKTIDELKQLEWIPFQAAIKEQAEVVMIAHILYPNIDKDAPASFSHILIQDQLRGKLGFEGVVITDELTMGAISNHYGVVPSAINAIKAGSDIVMIAHNYKQMNLVYKQLLTEVKNGNITEERINESVRRIITLKQKYNLTNEPTPIPSLNDLPNAAIKEWLDKL, encoded by the coding sequence ATGTTCTATCGCCCCAACCGCTCCTACCGACGTTCGATCCTGCTCTTCCTGCTCATCCTCACAATCGTTGTCTCTGGATGCTCCAAGAGTAACGAATCAGAGCCGATTCCACCCGCTCCGATCGATGTCGAGCAGCCTACCCCATCGTCAAGTGAAAGCCAAAGCGAGACTTCATTAACCCCCGCTCCTTCGGAAGAAGTCGATGATTTGACGAAGCTCATCGATAACTTGACGCTTGAGGAGAAGATCGGACAACTTATCCTTATAGGCGTTGAAGGTACTGCCATCGATGATACGTTAACAAAGATGATTCAAGATAAACACTACGGGGGTATTATCTTTTATCAGAACAACTTGTCCAACCTTGCCGATTCTGTAAAGTTAATCAATGAGTTAAAGGCTGCAAACTCTTCCAATCCTTTACCTCTATTCCTTAGCGTTGACCAAGAAGGTGGAAAAGTAAGTCGACTCCCCTCCGATTTCGTGACTATGCCTAGCGCTGCCACAGTAGGTCGAACAGAAAACCCCGAGCTCGCGAGCCAAATGGGGAAAATATTAGCTGAAGAACTGAAATTGATGGGATTCAATGTGAACTTTGCCCCTGTACTCGACATTGCAAGCAATCCTAATAATAAGGTGATTGGCGATCGTGCTTTCGGTGATCAAGCCGATCTCGTTACGAAGATGGGGATTGCCCAAATGAAAGGTATGCAGGACAACGGGGTCATTCCAGTTATCAAGCATTTCCCGGGCCACGGCGACACGTCAACGGACTCTCACCTTAACCTTCCGATCGTTAATAAGACGATTGATGAGCTTAAACAGCTTGAATGGATTCCGTTCCAAGCTGCAATTAAGGAGCAAGCTGAAGTCGTTATGATTGCCCATATTTTGTATCCGAACATCGACAAAGATGCGCCGGCAAGCTTTTCACATATTCTCATTCAAGATCAGCTGCGGGGCAAGCTTGGCTTTGAAGGAGTAGTTATTACCGACGAGCTCACGATGGGGGCGATTTCCAACCATTATGGCGTTGTCCCTTCTGCTATTAACGCAATCAAAGCAGGGAGCGATATTGTCATGATCGCACATAACTACAAGCAAATGAATCTCGTTTATAAACAGCTATTGACCGAAGTCAAGAATGGCAATATTACAGAAGAGCGCATTAACGAAAGTGTTAGAAGAATCATTACACTGAAGCAGAAGTACAATCTCACAAACGAACCCACACCGATTCCTTCGCTTAACGATTTACCGAATGCTGCAATCAAGGAATGGTTAGACAAGCTTTAG
- a CDS encoding ABC transporter permease: MSNRKQLFKLFGANLKMMFREKQVWFWNIFFPIILMVIFMVIFGSSDSSHFKAKIAVVEMQENATSNLLEDQLRHLPVFEWKSEQPVTMEQADDWIKNKKVDAVIVLPASEETKSLELIYNKENEKNATSQAISGIIGQFLEQVNWSVAGITPTFNLTIDSVSGGSEDLTYVDFLLTGMIALAVAQGGLFGMVDMVEMRRKGLLKRLRMTPAKMGLLGTGSLLVRFILGIVQVLILSAIGVLGFGAKLHIDAPTLIVAFLVGALTFNAIGYMISSFSKSIEAYMGIANIASFLMMFLSGIFFPTSGFPEWLLPVSKVLPLTYFVNGMRDGMVYGSGMFTAEFWTGIGILAIWGVISFALAIIIYRKMKIEVR, from the coding sequence ATGAGTAATCGTAAACAATTGTTCAAGCTCTTTGGTGCAAATTTGAAAATGATGTTTCGTGAAAAGCAAGTGTGGTTCTGGAATATATTTTTCCCAATTATATTGATGGTCATCTTCATGGTCATCTTCGGTTCGAGCGATAGCAGTCACTTTAAGGCGAAAATTGCAGTAGTAGAAATGCAAGAAAATGCGACGTCTAATCTGCTAGAGGATCAACTTCGGCATTTGCCAGTGTTCGAGTGGAAGTCGGAACAGCCGGTTACAATGGAACAAGCAGATGATTGGATTAAGAACAAGAAGGTAGATGCGGTCATCGTGCTGCCGGCATCTGAGGAAACAAAATCGCTAGAGCTCATTTACAATAAAGAAAATGAAAAAAATGCGACATCACAGGCGATTTCCGGAATTATTGGACAGTTTCTTGAACAGGTGAATTGGTCAGTTGCCGGAATTACTCCAACTTTCAATTTGACGATTGATTCTGTATCTGGGGGAAGCGAGGATCTAACCTATGTCGATTTTCTATTAACAGGAATGATTGCACTCGCCGTAGCGCAGGGTGGATTGTTCGGAATGGTTGACATGGTAGAGATGCGACGCAAAGGGTTGCTCAAGCGTCTTCGGATGACACCAGCTAAGATGGGATTACTCGGCACAGGAAGCTTGCTCGTAAGATTTATTTTGGGAATCGTTCAAGTGTTAATTTTAAGTGCCATTGGTGTATTAGGCTTTGGTGCGAAGTTGCACATTGATGCGCCAACATTAATCGTGGCATTCCTAGTCGGGGCACTCACATTTAATGCGATCGGATATATGATTTCCTCATTCAGTAAATCGATTGAAGCTTACATGGGGATTGCAAATATTGCTAGCTTCCTGATGATGTTCCTCAGCGGGATCTTCTTCCCAACGAGTGGTTTTCCGGAATGGCTATTGCCAGTAAGCAAAGTGTTGCCGCTCACATACTTCGTAAATGGAATGCGCGATGGCATGGTATATGGTAGCGGAATGTTCACAGCGGAATTTTGGACTGGAATAGGTATTCTTGCTATATGGGGTGTCATTTCGTTTGCGCTTGCTATTATCATTTATCGGAAAATGAAAATTGAAGTTCGTTAA